Within Salvia splendens isolate huo1 chromosome 21, SspV2, whole genome shotgun sequence, the genomic segment CCCTCGGTAGGGATATAGTGTGGCCGTTTTGCGACATACGCTAATGAGAAACCAACCCGTGGAGTCACAATATATAGTCTCAATGTAAATAACAAGGCAATAACATTTGATGAAGATAACGAAACAACGATATGGTTGTTAAAGAAAGCCGACCAACTAAAATGAAACAAGACACTAAAACATTCAAACGAGAAATCGAGGAGCACATGCGGCCAAACCTAACCTAACCTAATGGAGTAAGACTGTAAGAGCATCTACAAACCACatccaaacacacacacatctCTCATCTGCCATATCCTCTTCTCCTCAATATCTATGTCCGAACAACTCCTATAACCTCTCAGACCTTCACATAGCTCTACCCCAACAACTCTAATTTTAatgtttcaatttttaataatCATCcactttacaaaattaaataacactatgaataaaaaaaatactttataaaaaaacataaaaatatgaaatgtgttggtatttatagaatttgaaaattataattaccaaaaattgcatatttaaattttctaaaataacaTATAGTATAAAccaaaaattacataatttaaatttataaaaaaatttgattagtttttcataaaataaataatttataatagtattttaaattaattttgaaaaaaataattaaaatgtccTGGCTCGAATGCCACAACACATACCCAGACCCGGTGCCCCGCCTCTCTTCTCCTCCAGCAACGCGGGGTGCCGGAGACCACACCCCCGACCCACCTAAATCTGCCATTTTCTAAGTTTCTAAACCAAAACACACACCACAGGACATGCTGAAATGCTTGCTTCATACAAGCATACATAATATGAAGGTGCAGAGATGGCTCAAACTGGGCAGTCGATCTTCATTCCATCTGcaaacacacaaaacacaaaaaagCACACTCCCTACGCAGGCATTATCCTGTTCAGGTGCAAAGGGACTTTCTCAGCCCGATCGGGTCCAAGCCCCGAGCCTCAACGGCTGCAACTGGACCCGATACAGACACCCCCGGTGCATTTTCACGTCATTCAATGGACTAAAGGAGACATTTAAcatcaaaagaagaaaaaaaaacatttttattgCAATCCATATAAGCACATGGTGATCGACATTAAAAGGGCGTTCGACACGCTTCATAGCTCAAGCTACTATTGTACTCACCTAATGCATCAAGAGGTTTCTCAAACCTCATCATTCTTGAATCTTGACTTAGCTAATCCGTGCATCATAGCTCCAAGACTCGGTTCTCGATCGTGCCTTGTTTATTGCGTCTTCTGTGAAAGAAGCCCCTGCAATAGATGTTGATCAAAAAGACTCCAATTTAAAATGGTAGGATACACAACACTTTCCCTAGTAAATGGGTTAATTATAGTTTATAGCCTAAACTCGGAAATTAGTTTTTTCTTTAGCTCGAACTTCAAGAAAAGTTTAACAAGATTCATCTGATTGATGTATGGACTTTGTCGGTTATGTCAAGACGAATATTTTCACATAATACTTGATACTCAACCAAAATTGTCGAGTAATATGCCAAAATCTGTCTTGACATGACCGAAAAGCCAATGCATTAATCGAACAAATCTTGTCATATAACGATCAGAAGTCACTAGCGAACATACAATTGTTGTTGTTGCTTCCTATAACTAAACAGTTTCTCAAAGTTCATGCTATAATTGAAACTCTTCTCAAATGTGAAGCTATAAACTATAATTAACTTAAGTATTTCTTATCATATAGTTTCTTGAAGAGGAAAATAAGTTACCTTCAAACTGTCTTAGATTTGACATACTCCACTGGCAAGTAAATTTCACCTCCAACCTCGCCATGTTGCTCTCCACTCACAGTCTTCTTGGCAGCTAAGAACTCAGCGCTCATGGCTTCCATGCCGTGCAATACAGCCTCCTCCGCGTCCCCATAGCCGTGTTCCTCCGCATATTTCCTGACGTCCTCGGTTATCTTCATTGAGCAGAACTTAGGCCCGCACATCGAGCAGAAGTGTGCCACTTTAGCACCATCAGACGGCAGCGTTTCGTCGTGGAACGACAAGGCAGTGGCCGGGTCCAACGACAGAGCAAACTGATCCATCCAGCGGAATTCGAATCTCGCCTTGCTCAGTGAATCATCCCAAGCTTGAGCGTGAGGATGCTGCTTTGCCAGATCAGCGGCATGTGCAGCTATCTTGTACGCTATGACTCCGGCTTTCACATCGTCGCGATTAGGCAACCCGAGATGCTCTTTAGGGGTCACGTAGCAGAGTAACGCCGTTCCAAGAGCCCCGATGTTGGCAGCTCCAATGGCTGAGGTGATGTGATCGTATCCGGGAGCGATATCAGTTGTTAAAGGGCCAAGTGTGTAGAAAGGTGCTTCATTGCACCACTCCAATTGCTTCTGCATATTCTCCGGGATCTTGTGCATCGGAATGTGTCCAGGCCCTTCGTTCATCACCTGATTGGGTTACGCAGAATGGTTACGACTTGGTAAACGATAATGCTTCAATATATATAATTAGTGTCGAAACAACTCAACTTGGTAAATGGACTTAAAGTAGGAAATTGAGTAGTACTAATTACCTGCACATCCTTCTCCCAAGCTCTACGTGTCAAATCACCTTGAGTCAAGAGCTCGGCAAACTGAGCAGTATCATTGGCGTCGTAAATCGATCCAGGCCTCAATCCATCACCAATCGACAAGGCTATGTCGTACTGGTTACAGATGTCTAGTATATCGTCCCAGTGTTCATATGCAAAGTTCTCCTTGTGATAAGCGAGGCACCACTTAGCGTGAATGGATCCGCCACGAGAGACAATGCCGGTCATCCGCTTAGCTGTCAGTGGGATGTAGCGGAGCAGGACACCAGCATGGATGGTGAAGTAATCAACACCCTGCTCAGCTTGCTCAATCAGTGTCTCTCTGAAGACTTCCCAAGTGAGATTTTCAGCGATACCGTCAACCTTCTCCAGCGCTTGGTAGATAGGCACGGTGCCAACAGGCACAGCAGAGTTGCGTAGGATCCACTCGCGGGTTTCGTGGATGTGGCGGCCCGTTGAGAGGTCCATGATAGTGTCAGCACCCCACATTGTTGCCCACTGAAGCTTGTGGACTTCTTCCTCGATTGAGCTCACGACAGCAGAGTTGCCGATGTTTGCATTCACCTTCACCAAGAAGTTGCGCCCCACTATCATAGGCTCCAACTCGAGGTGCTTCTTGTTCGAGGGGATGATTGCACGGCCACGAGCAACCTCAGATCTCACGAATTCTGGGTCTAACCTCTCACGAGCAGCACAGAACACCATCTCCTCGGTGATGATTCCCTGCTTAGCATAGTACATCTGCGTAAACCGTGGTCCACCCACCTTTTCTCTTCTGTCAATCCACTCCTTCCTCACCTTCGGGAGTCCTGTTGAGATACATATGAAGCACATGTAACTAACTATCGGAACATAACATAATTGAAAAGAAAATGGGATTACCAATTTTAAATAGTTATCTCAATGATATGAAATTTCAATGTAGAGAAGAATACTAATAACTTCAACATTCACCAAAATACAAGAAGAACGAATGCTAGTAAGAATATACCAACGCGGGGGCTGATGTTCTGTGGACCGCTGGTGTCATAGGTGTCGAAATGTGGCTCATCACCCGAAAGGTGGACACGCCTAAATGGGACGTGCAGCACGGTCTCGGACTGATTGTGGACAACTTCCctgaaaaaaaaacttaaagaGTATATTACACGACGAGATCTATGCATATGAACAAAATCAAGATTAGGAACAATGTTATAGCAAATCTACGCACGTGTATTCTTTGGTGCTTTTAGGGAAGCAATCCTCGAAGGATGGAAGCGGGAGGAAGTCAGGAGCATTCGGATCAACTGTGTGCTTCCGTGTCTTAACTTTTTCTTTGTTGGTAGTAGAGGGATCAAAAGTTAATGTAGCTTTGGGACCTGAAAAGAAAGCAGGGGAGACTTCCTTTCTTCTTATGCTTGCAACCTGTCCATTCATGTTAGTTCCATGGAGGAAGGAGCTGTTGAGGTATTTCGTCAAAGCAGAGGAGGCCAAGCTAGTTTGCATGGAGGCCATGTTTGGTATACCTATCCCAGTAAAAGGAAATGAATCATTTGCAATTTAGCAACACATTAAATCCAAAAGTACGTGAACAGAAACGTTACATTTGGAAGACAGTAAACATCATCTTTTGAAATGTAAACCAAAAATTACAAGTTGCacaagaaaaaaataagatGCTTTTAAGCATGGATTGCTTGATAAAAGAACCAAAATGTAATCTTGAGcttaaaatatgaattaaagAAGTTTACAAGAGCTGTTTGTCTGAAATTGGAGCTCTAATCTGTAGAAGAGGAAGCTCTTAACTTGTTATGtttttcgaaaaaaataaaattgaatcaTTCCATAGATTGAATCTATTCAAACAAGGAGGTGTAGCCATAATCATCGAAACATTCTATGCAAAATTTAAATTAGAACACAAAACAAATTGATTAAGACATCTGCCacttaaaataaacaaatcaaattGGCCAAAATTACACTGAAATAAAACAAGATGCAGATTTGAAGTATCAAATCGTTTCCAAAACATTATATGTAGAGAAGCTATAGATTGACACATGCACCACACAAGAAAACTATGTCAAGCAACACAGAGATTATGTAAATAAACAATTATCAAATTTGTGAGCTTTAACAACAAAATGGCTGAGTTTCTTTCAAACACAAACCAAAGCATACACATTTACTCACAAACAAACTAAAACTTGTGCAGAAAAACATCAATTCTCttgaaattaaaacaaatggGCTCTCCCACAACCTGAATTTCCTCACACAGGGACCATGCAGAAGACGAAAAAAAACCCAATAGACGAtcgaaataacaaaataaagtagaaaagaaacAAGAAGAAGCTGAACCTCAAATCTGAAGAGATATTTTTTGCGCGAGTGAAAGGAAAATGAAAGGCGTCTGATTAGATTTTTGTGCAGAGACAGAGATAGTGTGGTGGGATTTTTTATATCTGAAGGAGATGACAgcaatgaatgaatgaatgcgTATGCGGTGATTCATCTCCCGCATACTGACAAAGTCACAAAGGGCCAAAACAATAATTGTGATTAGGCCCCTTAACTTTTTTTGCTATTCACAACTTGGTCCCCGAGGTTTAAGTGAATCGAACTATTttcaatatttcaaattaattggaacatttaaaaaaaacactactACTTATTAACTcattattttcaatatattttcactcgtattttatttgttgtttaatTAACTCATTATACTCTACTTATGATTGGGCTTGCTatcatttctttttgttttttttttcattcatattgtattttattttgggcTTGTCTTTTATATAGGAAAACAATGGATTGAGCTTGctattatttcttttgttttgttcCTTAGCAAGATTTTAGGGTGGAATatgtttcaaatttcaaatgaaTGCAAAGGACAATAATATTAAACACCTCATATTTGAATTAACAATAATTTTGCAAAACACTCGAGTTGGATAAGGACAGAATTAATGCAAACAAATTAGCTGATATATATTTTTGCTAACACTCTTATCCGCATTTATTTTCATCGTCCTTATCCTATTCAATCAAATCTTACCTTGGATACAAAGCACGCCCTTAAAATATATAGTAGTCAACTATGCTTTTGTATGTTGTTGATTTTGTTCTTGAATTTTTGCAATGTGAATAAATGAAATCAGAGTCAGGATTGTTCTGAATTTGGCAGAAAATATTAGCATCAATTGAAGAGAAATTGAAACTAAGAAAAATAACTGTTGTGAACTTGTGGAGAGGAAGAATTGAAATAGGGTGAAACAATTCACCCTTTAACCAAATTACATCAAACATTTTTACACTTCCAACAAGGAATAAACGTTCACTCTTAAACATATTTAGTTGAGGAGATGCATCCAATATATAAGATTTTTTATTTGGAGTtcgataaataattatataaggACCAAGTAGGAGCCTACATAATAGTTGATGTTGTGTCGCCATCGAGGAGCCGTCGATGCAAAGTGGCACATTGGCTTTCTTTATATTATGTTCCTTCTTTTCGTTTATTTGACACTCGCTCTGAGATGAATTGAGCTTCTGTAATAAAACGAGTATATAATTTTCGGCCCACTACTACATGTCCATGAGTCCACCAAATTAAAAGGTTTTTGATAGTATTAATCAATAGGCCCAATTAACCGATTTTTTCTTACAAGTCCAGTGCTTAATGTTGCTAGCCCACtaaaatctgaaaatatatatttactgTATAAATAAACCCTTGATGCTTTGTGATTTTGATCTCATGAGAATCTGATGTATGTGCTCAAACCACAAGTgtcaaataaatcaaaattttgataaAGTTTAATTAGCATTTCCTGttggaattaaaatatattctcaAATTGTCTCTGGACAGAAATGAATTTAATTAAGGTCAAACCTGACTTGTGGACTCAAACATTTGCAACTtggaaaacatttttttatctatGATGGGAATTCATGATTCAAAGTGTATTGGGCCTATTTTAGTGCGTAAAAGTATAATTTATCTGTAAATTTTTAAtctttctttaaattttaattttgcatGTCAGCTTTAAAATTATCTCCATAAATTATTGAACTATTAATAcaatataattttgaaattaaattattgatttgttCTATATTTGCATAAAATCAAGATTCCATACTCATGTAGCTTGACCATTTACTTCGCAGCGCTATCTGTCAACCAAATGACATCTATTTTAGGAAGTATGCAGCCGAACATCGTTGTATTATACTGAATgaaatcattttcattttctaagttatatttttttatattaagacATAATGGAATTAAAGGAAAACAGcga encodes:
- the LOC121784023 gene encoding phosphomethylpyrimidine synthase, chloroplastic-like; the encoded protein is MASMQTSLASSALTKYLNSSFLHGTNMNGQVASIRRKEVSPAFFSGPKATLTFDPSTTNKEKVKTRKHTVDPNAPDFLPLPSFEDCFPKSTKEYTEVVHNQSETVLHVPFRRVHLSGDEPHFDTYDTSGPQNISPRVGLPKVRKEWIDRREKVGGPRFTQMYYAKQGIITEEMVFCAARERLDPEFVRSEVARGRAIIPSNKKHLELEPMIVGRNFLVKVNANIGNSAVVSSIEEEVHKLQWATMWGADTIMDLSTGRHIHETREWILRNSAVPVGTVPIYQALEKVDGIAENLTWEVFRETLIEQAEQGVDYFTIHAGVLLRYIPLTAKRMTGIVSRGGSIHAKWCLAYHKENFAYEHWDDILDICNQYDIALSIGDGLRPGSIYDANDTAQFAELLTQGDLTRRAWEKDVQVMNEGPGHIPMHKIPENMQKQLEWCNEAPFYTLGPLTTDIAPGYDHITSAIGAANIGALGTALLCYVTPKEHLGLPNRDDVKAGVIAYKIAAHAADLAKQHPHAQAWDDSLSKARFEFRWMDQFALSLDPATALSFHDETLPSDGAKVAHFCSMCGPKFCSMKITEDVRKYAEEHGYGDAEEAVLHGMEAMSAEFLAAKKTVSGEQHGEVGGEIYLPVEYVKSKTV